One stretch of Cyclopterus lumpus isolate fCycLum1 chromosome 10, fCycLum1.pri, whole genome shotgun sequence DNA includes these proteins:
- the faf2 gene encoding FAS-associated factor 2 yields MAAPEEPELSQAQTEKLLQFQDLTGLESMDQCRRTLEQHNWNIEAAVQDRLNEQEGVPSVFNPPPSRPLQVNTADHRVYSYIVSRPQPRGLLGWSYYMIMLPFRFTYYTLLDIFRFALRFVRPDPRGRVTDPVGDVVSFIHSFEEKYGRSHPVFYQGTYSQALNDAKRELRYLLVYLHGEDHQDTDEFCRSTLCTEEVVTFLNTQMLFWACSTSKPEGYRVSQALRENTYPFLAMIMLKDRKMTVVGRLEGLIQPEDLVNQLTFIMDANQTHLMSERLEREERSQTQVLRQQQDEAYLASLHADQEKDRKKREEEDQIRQEEEKVRQSALAEERRQQTLEEEKERKSECLPPEPPADDPESVKIVFKLPNDTRVERRFLFGQSLTVIYDFLFSLKESPEKFQIITNFPRRVLPCLPTEEQPNPPTLKEAGLSRSEVLFVQDLTDD; encoded by the exons ATGGCGGCGCCAGAGGAGCCAGAATTATCTCAGGCGCAGACAGAAAAGCTCCTTCAATTTCAG GACCTGACTGGTTTGGAATCAATGGACCAATGTCGTCGAACATTAGAACAGCACAATTGGAACATAGAG GCTGCAGTACAGGACCGACTTAATGAACAGGAAGGAGTGCCCAGTGTGTTTAACCCTCCACCATCCAGACCATTACAGGTTAATACAGCAGACCATAGAGTATATAGTTACATCGTCTCAAGGCCACAACCCAGG GGATTATTAGGATGGAGTTACTACATGATAATGCTACCTTTCAGATTTACATATTACACACTTCTGGACATATTCAG GTTTGCCCTGCGTTTCGTCAGGCCAGATCCTCGTGGCCGTGTGACAGACCCAGTCGGAGATGTTGTGTCCTTCATTCATAGTTTTGAGGAGAAGTATGGACGGTCACACCCTGTATTTTACCAGGGAACATACAGCCAG GCATTGAATGATGCCAAACGGGAGCTCCGCTACTTATTAGTGTACCTTCATGGGGAGGATCATCAAGACACTGACGAGTTTTGCCG CTCCACATTATGTACAGAAGAGGTCGTAACCTTCCTCAACACACAAATGCTCTTTTGGGCATGCTCAACCAGCAAGCCTGAGGGCTACAGAG TGTCCCAAGCATTGCGAGAGAATACCTACCCATTCCTGGCCATGATAATGCTGAAGGACCGCAAGATGACAGTGGTGGGCAGGCTCGAGGGTCTCATTCAGCCAGAGGACTTAGTCAATCAGCTCACGTTCATCATGGATGCCAACCAAACACATCTGATGTCAGAGCGCCTCGAACG ggaggagaggagccaGACCCAAGTGCTCCGGCAGCAGCAGGATGAGGCCTATCTTGCCTCCCTCCATGCTGACCAGGAAAAGGACcgaaagaaaagggaggaggaggaccagataaggcaagaggaggaaaaggtccGACAGAGTGCTCTTGCTGAGGAACGAAGACAACAA ACCCtcgaagaggagaaggagagaaagtcTGAATGTCTTCCCCCAGAGCCACCTGCAGATGATCCAGAAAGTGTCAAAATAGTGTTTAAGCTGCCCAATGACACAAGAGTAGAGCGACGATTCCTCTTCGGGCAGTCTTTGACG gTAATTTACgacttcctcttctctttgaaAGAAAGCCCAGAGAAGTTTCAGATAATTACAAACTTCCCTCGTCGAGTCTTGCCCTGCCTTCCGACTGAAGAGCAACCCAACCCTCCCACACTGAAAGAGGCGGGACTCAGTCGCTCTGAAGTCCTTTTTGTTCAGGACCTTACAGATGATTAA